DNA sequence from the Gallaecimonas xiamenensis 3-C-1 genome:
ACCGGCTGCTGTCCCCCCTTGGCCTGCAGCACATCTGGAACGTGCCCTTTTTCACCGAAGCCGGCGGCGTGTGTGTGCTGGACGGCCAGCTACTGCCTTTGAACCAGGACTCCTGCTACGGCAGCTGGATAAGGGGAGAGCTGCGCCGCTTCTTGGCCGGCGACCCCACCGCCGGCCATCTGGCCGGGGCTTACCTGACCAAGCTGGTGGGGCTGCCCATGGCGGCCCTGGCCATCTGGCTAAAGGCCAAACCCAAGGAGCGGGCCAAGGTGGGGGGCATCATGCTGTCCGGGGCCCTGGCTTCTCTGGTGACGGGGGTGACCGAGCCGCTGGAATTTGCCTTCCTGTTCGTGGCCCCCATGCTGTACCTCTTTCATGCCCTGATGAACGGCCTGGCCTTTGTGCTCTGCGTCGCTCTCGGGGTGCACCACGGCATGAGCTATTCCCAGGGGCTTATCGACTTTATCGCCTACTGGCCATTGGCCAAGAACCTGGGACCCTTGTTCTGGCTGGCGCCCATTTGGGCCCTGGCCTACTTCCTGGTGTTTTACGTGTCCATCGGTGCCTTCAAGCTGGCTACCCCGGGGCGCACCGACACGGTGGCCGGGGACGAATTGGTGCCTGCCACCCAGCAGTTGGTGGCCGACGCCTTGCTGGCGGCCCTTGGCGGCCGGGACAACCTGGTGCGGGTAGACGCCTGCATCACCCGGCTGCGGCTACAGGTGGCTGACCCGAAAATGGTGGACAAGAAAGCCTGCCGCCGGCTGGGGGCCAGCGGCGTATTGGTGATAGGCAATGGGGTGCAGCTGGTGTTTGGCGCCAGGGCTGTCACTTTAAGGGACGCCCTGGCGCGGCAACTCGCCTGAAAAGTAGCCTGGGGCTACCTTTTTCAATGCTTGTGGCGAGGGTCTTGGTAACGCAGCTGCCCGCGAATAGCACCAGATGGGTACTGCGGGTTATGGACATTGATGTAGAACTGTTCCGGGTTTTCCAGAATGCGCTGCACCAGCCCCGGTTCCATGGTCGGGAACTTGCCGTCTTCATATTCGCTAAGGCAATCGCCGGCGTTACCGTCTTCAGGTCCAGCCAAGTTGGCCACGACGGGCCCGTTGCTACCCCTGGCGCCTTCGTGGATATGTGCGGCCATGCCAGCACCGACCGGCACCTGCTGGATTTTCTCAACGGTCAGCACGTAACAGAGCGTCAGGGGATCGCCGTCGATACCAAAGACATAGGCTTCGCCTCGGCCGTTCGGGTCACCGGCAATGGCGTTGCCAGGCCCGCTGCTCACTTCTTCGGTGCCGTAAAGATCTGTGGTCAGTACCGTATTGGTGTGGCCGGCCAAGGCCAGGGGGGAGGTCAGAGTCAGGGCTGCCAGTAAGGGGACGAAGAGCTGTTTGGGGTGGGAAAGTGTCATGAGGAGGTCCTCTTGGTTGAAAGGATGCGAGACAACCTCTAACCACTGTCCGCCTTTTGTTAACGGCAGCCTGACTGTTTTGGATCACTGATCGTCAAAAAAATGACGAAAAGGCGGCCTGGGCCGCCTTTTTGCCAATGAGTCACTGGCCCTTAGTTATGGGCGTGCAGCTCGGCGTTCAGCTCGATGGCGGACTTGTTGGTCTTGACCTCGATACGGCCGCTTTGGGAGTTGCGGCGGAACAGCAGGTCCGGCTTGCCGGCCAGGGTGCCGGCCTTGACCGTTTCCACGTCCTGGCCCTGGTCGTCCAGCACCACCACCTTGGAGCCACCGGTGACATAGAGGCCGGCTTCCACGGTGCAGCGGTCACCCAGGGGAATACCCAGGCCGGCGTTGGCGCCGATAAGGCAGCCTTCCCCAACCGAGATCACCACGTTGTTGCCGCCGGACAGGGTGCCCATGGTGGAGCAGCCGCCGCCCAGATCCGAACCGTTACCCACTACCACACCGGCGGAGATACGGCCTTCCACCATGCTGGTACCCAGGGTGCCGGCATTAAAGTTGACGAAGCCCTCGTGCATGATGGTGGTGCCTTCGGCCAGGTGGGCACCCAACCGTACCCGGGAGGCGTCGCCGATACGGATGCCGGCAGGCACCACATAGTTGGTCATCTTGGGGAACTTGTCCACAGACTGCACGTCCAGCACCCGCCCTTCGGCGCGGGCCTTGAGCTGGCGCAGGGGCAGTTCGTCCAGGGCCACAGCACCCTCGTTGGTCCAGGCAAGGTTCGGCAGCAGGCCGAACATGCCGGTCAGGTTGATGCCGTGGGGCTGGACCAGGCGGTGGGACAGCAGCTGCAGCTTGAGGTAGACCTCGGGGGTGGAGGCGGGCTGGGCATCGCTTTGCAGCACGGTCAGCACCAAGGGCTGCTTGGTGCCCACCAGGGCCAGGGCGATGGCCTCCTGGTCGGCCAGGCCGGCGGCGGCAAAAGCCTCGGCCAGGGCCGGCAGGGCGCTGGGATCAAGGTCGATGGCCTGGTTGGCGCCCTGGTAGCCAAAATCCTTGGCAAGGGCCTGGATCAGGGCCGCGCTCGGGGCCATCAGGGGCTTGCTATAGAACACTTCCAGCCAGTCGCCGGCGGCGCTGCGGGTACCGATACCCAGGCCCAGACTAAAGTGGTTGCCACTCATCTACAGGGTCTCCTACGAGTTTGAATAGTGCGGCGGCGCACTTGGCACCGCTGTGAAATTGGTCGGCAACGTCAGGCCGCACGCCCCAGTAATGGGGCATTGGGGGGATTATCCCCATTAATGGGCCAGGGCGTCCACCAAGGCGTCCCGCAACCGCTGCTGCTGCTGGTCGGTGAGGGCTTCACCGGCCATGGTGGTGAGGATAAAGAAGTCCTCGGCCCGCTCCCCTATGGTGGTGATCTTGGCTGCCTTGAGGGAAATGTCCTGTTCGGCAAAGACCTGCCCCACCTGTGCCAGCAGCCCCGGCCTGTCCAGGGCGGTAAATTCCACCAGGGTCTGCTTGCGGCTCGACGGCAAGAAGGTGACGTCTGTCGACACCTGGAACGGCTTTAACTGGCGGGGCAGGGGCCTTTGCACCGGTTTGGGGAACTTGGCCTGCAGCAGCGCCTTTTCGATGGCGCGGCGGGTGCTTTGCACCCGGGACGGGCTTTCCACCGGGCTGCCGTCCCGTTCCACCACCACCAGCGAGTCCAGGGCCCAGCCGTCTTTGCTGGTCATCACCTGGGCGTCGTTGATGGACAGGTTCTTGCCGTCCAGCACGCTGGCGATGCAGGCAAAGAGCTGGGCCCGGTCGCGGGTGTAGACGAACAGTTCTGTGCCGCCCCTGGTGGTGTGCTTGGACAGTTTGACCAGGGGGCCGTCCCGGTGCTGGTGCTTGAGGATGGCCTCGGTGTGCCAGGCCACCTGCTCGGGGCTGTGGCGCAGAAAGTAGTCGAGGCGAAAACGCCGCCATAGCTCCTTGAGGGCGCTCTTGGAGATGGCCCGCCTGGCCAGCAGCCGGGCGGCCTCTTCCTTGGCCTCGCGGATGGCGGGGCGGATGTCGATGGGCTTTTCCAGGCCCCGGCGCAGGGCCTTTTGGGCGGCGAAATAGAGCTCGCGTAGCAAGGAGCCCTTCCAGTCGTTCCAGAGCTTGTCGTTGGTGGCGCGGATATCGGCCACTGTCAGGCAATAGAGGTAGTTGAGGTGGGTCTCGTCCCGCACCAGGGCGGCGAACTGGCGGATGACCTCGGGGTCGGAAATGTCCCGGCGCTGGGCGGTCACCGACATCACCAGGTGGTGCTCCACCAGCCAGGCTACCAGCCGGGTCTCGGTGTCGGACAGGCCATGTAGCTGGCCAAAGCCCAGGGCGTCGGCGGCCCCTAATTCTGAATGGTCGCCGCCCCGGCCCTTGGCAATGTCATGGAAAAGGGCGGCCAGGTACAACAGCTCTGGCTTGCGCATCTGCCGCACCAGAAGGCTGGCCAGGGGGAACTCCTTGGCCCTGTCTGGCAAGGAGAAACGGTAGCTGTTGCGCACCACCTTGTAGGTGTGCTCGTCCACGGTGAAGGCGTGGAAGAGATCGAACTGCATCTGGCCGACGATATGGTTCCAGGCCGGCAGGTAGGCGGCCATGATGCCGTGGCGGTGCATCAGCTTGAACGCCAGGCCCATGCCCCTGGGGTGGCGCACCAGGCTCATAAAGCGCTCCCGGCACAGGTGGTCGTCGCAAAGAGGGGTCTTGAGTTCCCGGCGCACGGTGCGAAGGGCCCGCAAGGTGCCGGCGGCGATGCCGGTCAGGTTGGAGTCCCGGGCCAGGTGCAAAAATAGATCCAGCAGGTAATGGGGCTGCTCCCCCAGGCGCTCGGGGGCGCTGCACAACAGCAGGTTGCCACGGGCCTCGAACAGGTCGTCCAGGCGGCGGCTGGGGGGATGGGGCTCGGGGCTCAGCTCTTCGGCGAGGATCTCTAAGAGGATGGCATTGAGCTCCGACACCCGGCGCAGGGTCTGGTAGAGCTGCTGCATCATGGCTTCCACCGCCTGGCGATTGTCCCCTTCAAAGCCCAGGCGCCTGGCCACTTCCGGTTGCAGGTCAAACAGCAGCCTGTCTTCGCTGCGCCCGGCAGCCAGGTGCAGGGCAAAGCGCACCCGCCACAGCAGATCCCGGGAGGCAATCAGCTCGTCCAGTTCGTCCTGCTCCAGCCAGCCCTGTTCGGCCAGGGCCGGTAGGTCCTGGCGGTTAAGGTGGCGCAGCAGTACCCAGACCACGGTCTGAATGTCGCGAAGGGCACCGGGGTTACCCTTGAGGTTGGGCTCGAGGTTGTAGGCGGTGGAGTCGTAACGGCCGTGGCGGGCGATTTGCTCGTCCACCTTGGCCTTGAAAAATTCCGCCACTGGCCAGCAATGGGCCGGGGACACCCCCCTTTTCAGGGCCTCGAACAGGGCCTGGGAGCCATGCAGCAGCCGCGCCTCCAGCAGGTTGGTGGCGATGGTGATGTCGTCCTTGGCTTTTTGCAGGCAGTCTTCCAGGGTGCGGGTGGCGTGGCCAAGGTCGAGGCGGGCGTCCCACAGTTCGGTGATGAACTGGCTGATGGCGTCCTGCTCGGTGGCGGTCAGGTCCTTTTCCGACAACACCAGCAGGTCCACGTCGGAGTAGGGGTGCAGCTCGCCCCGGCCGTAGCCGCCGACGGCGATCAGCGCCAGGCGCCTGTCGTCAAGGCCCAGGGCCTGCCAGCGCTCCACCAGCAGCCGGTCCATCACCGCCGCCCTTTCATGGATCAGG
Encoded proteins:
- a CDS encoding PTS transporter subunit EIIC — its product is ALTFFSGPRLLAALIVLPALLLSACLAAVWPTLSHWIAQFSHWVSEGEPVLAWGLYGVVDRLLSPLGLQHIWNVPFFTEAGGVCVLDGQLLPLNQDSCYGSWIRGELRRFLAGDPTAGHLAGAYLTKLVGLPMAALAIWLKAKPKERAKVGGIMLSGALASLVTGVTEPLEFAFLFVAPMLYLFHALMNGLAFVLCVALGVHHGMSYSQGLIDFIAYWPLAKNLGPLFWLAPIWALAYFLVFYVSIGAFKLATPGRTDTVAGDELVPATQQLVADALLAALGGRDNLVRVDACITRLRLQVADPKMVDKKACRRLGASGVLVIGNGVQLVFGARAVTLRDALARQLA
- a CDS encoding CHRD domain-containing protein encodes the protein MTLSHPKQLFVPLLAALTLTSPLALAGHTNTVLTTDLYGTEEVSSGPGNAIAGDPNGRGEAYVFGIDGDPLTLCYVLTVEKIQQVPVGAGMAAHIHEGARGSNGPVVANLAGPEDGNAGDCLSEYEDGKFPTMEPGLVQRILENPEQFYINVHNPQYPSGAIRGQLRYQDPRHKH
- the glnD gene encoding [protein-PII] uridylyltransferase, with the protein product MNAALALRERIKAHTDSLLARQSPDADIIALIHERAAVMDRLLVERWQALGLDDRRLALIAVGGYGRGELHPYSDVDLLVLSEKDLTATEQDAISQFITELWDARLDLGHATRTLEDCLQKAKDDITIATNLLEARLLHGSQALFEALKRGVSPAHCWPVAEFFKAKVDEQIARHGRYDSTAYNLEPNLKGNPGALRDIQTVVWVLLRHLNRQDLPALAEQGWLEQDELDELIASRDLLWRVRFALHLAAGRSEDRLLFDLQPEVARRLGFEGDNRQAVEAMMQQLYQTLRRVSELNAILLEILAEELSPEPHPPSRRLDDLFEARGNLLLCSAPERLGEQPHYLLDLFLHLARDSNLTGIAAGTLRALRTVRRELKTPLCDDHLCRERFMSLVRHPRGMGLAFKLMHRHGIMAAYLPAWNHIVGQMQFDLFHAFTVDEHTYKVVRNSYRFSLPDRAKEFPLASLLVRQMRKPELLYLAALFHDIAKGRGGDHSELGAADALGFGQLHGLSDTETRLVAWLVEHHLVMSVTAQRRDISDPEVIRQFAALVRDETHLNYLYCLTVADIRATNDKLWNDWKGSLLRELYFAAQKALRRGLEKPIDIRPAIREAKEEAARLLARRAISKSALKELWRRFRLDYFLRHSPEQVAWHTEAILKHQHRDGPLVKLSKHTTRGGTELFVYTRDRAQLFACIASVLDGKNLSINDAQVMTSKDGWALDSLVVVERDGSPVESPSRVQSTRRAIEKALLQAKFPKPVQRPLPRQLKPFQVSTDVTFLPSSRKQTLVEFTALDRPGLLAQVGQVFAEQDISLKAAKITTIGERAEDFFILTTMAGEALTDQQQQRLRDALVDALAH
- the dapD gene encoding 2,3,4,5-tetrahydropyridine-2,6-dicarboxylate N-succinyltransferase, with amino-acid sequence MSGNHFSLGLGIGTRSAAGDWLEVFYSKPLMAPSAALIQALAKDFGYQGANQAIDLDPSALPALAEAFAAAGLADQEAIALALVGTKQPLVLTVLQSDAQPASTPEVYLKLQLLSHRLVQPHGINLTGMFGLLPNLAWTNEGAVALDELPLRQLKARAEGRVLDVQSVDKFPKMTNYVVPAGIRIGDASRVRLGAHLAEGTTIMHEGFVNFNAGTLGTSMVEGRISAGVVVGNGSDLGGGCSTMGTLSGGNNVVISVGEGCLIGANAGLGIPLGDRCTVEAGLYVTGGSKVVVLDDQGQDVETVKAGTLAGKPDLLFRRNSQSGRIEVKTNKSAIELNAELHAHN